The Mycolicibacterium boenickei genome has a segment encoding these proteins:
- a CDS encoding DUF1345 domain-containing protein: MLASRLLAAPGRLGGSVIVGVGTGVVVGTLTDTPLGVLVGIAATGVVFVLTGWILLWPMDAEATHRHAHQEAFNPVVEELVIVAAAVGALVSIVFMLVHGGSHSDPTAATAALAGVFMAWAGMHLMYAARYANLYYTPAVGGIDFNSDEPPAFRDFFYFSYNLGMTYQVSDTSVTDGVIRSVALRHCLLSYLFGTVILATTINLVVGIVSS; the protein is encoded by the coding sequence ATGCTCGCGTCCAGGCTGCTGGCGGCGCCCGGCCGGCTGGGCGGTTCGGTGATCGTGGGGGTCGGCACCGGCGTCGTCGTCGGCACTCTGACCGACACCCCGCTCGGCGTGCTGGTCGGGATTGCCGCCACGGGAGTGGTTTTCGTGCTCACCGGCTGGATTCTGTTGTGGCCCATGGATGCCGAGGCAACCCACCGTCACGCGCATCAGGAGGCCTTCAATCCGGTCGTCGAGGAGCTCGTGATCGTCGCGGCCGCGGTGGGCGCCCTGGTCAGCATCGTCTTCATGCTCGTGCACGGCGGCTCGCACAGCGATCCGACCGCGGCGACGGCCGCCCTGGCCGGGGTCTTCATGGCGTGGGCCGGTATGCATCTGATGTACGCGGCGCGCTATGCGAACCTGTACTACACGCCGGCGGTGGGCGGGATCGACTTCAACTCCGACGAACCACCGGCGTTCCGCGACTTCTTCTACTTCAGCTACAACCTGGGGATGACCTATCAGGTGTCGGATACCAGCGTCACCGACGGAGTCATCCGCTCGGTGGCACTGCGGCACTGCCTGCTGTCGTATCTGTTCGGCACCGTGATCCTGGCGACCACGATCAACCTTGTCGTCGGCATCGTGTCCAGCTGA
- a CDS encoding FdhF/YdeP family oxidoreductase, whose amino-acid sequence MTDRGTEQRTDAEGHDQPEFHPYHHPAAGWGAAKSVTRFLIREREPIDGPRAIMKMNHEDGGFDCPGCAWPDDMKGLKLDICENGIKHVTWEMTHKRCGPEFFAQHTVSELSTWSDFALEDQGRLTEPMVYNAETDHYEPISWRDAFDLVGKAWAELDNPNQASFYTSGRLGNEATFLYQLMARELGTNNLPDCSNMCHEASGRALQAALGTGKGTVDLEDWETADALFIIGVNAASNAPRMLTALAEAYRRGAQIVHINPLVEAGATKTIIPHDFLRMATFKSTKTSTLNLQPRIGGDMALMRGIAKAVLEQAETDPKAVDAEFIARYTAWFDAYRSVVEDTSWEEIEYKSGVSQRDIRKAAKIYCDADRSIISWCLGVTQHEHGVDSVREIVNLLLLRGNLGREGAGPSPVRGHSNVQGNRTCGIDHRPAGAFLDRLAEVCGIDPPREHGMDTVHTIEAMHRDEIKVFVGMGGNFASAAPDTAYTFAGLQRCDLTVQVSTKLNRSHVIHGRRALILPCLGRTEKDEQKAGVQSTSVEDSMSMVHLSVGMKKPASPHLMSEPAIIAGIAAAALPSSATPWAWYVEDYDRIRDTMAKVLNGFEDFNRRVRLPLGFRIKQPARELIFLTPSGRAEFSAADLPDDSTESGTLILATLRSHDQWNTTIYSDNDRYRGVKNLRTLIFMNEQDMADRGLKEFDDVDIVATARDGSTRSLRRYKAIPYGIPRGCAAGYMPEMNVLCAIGDYSTQSDQPIMKNVKVTVARSAPHVLGEPSI is encoded by the coding sequence ATGACAGACCGGGGCACCGAACAGCGCACCGACGCTGAAGGCCATGACCAACCGGAGTTCCATCCCTACCATCACCCCGCGGCCGGATGGGGTGCCGCGAAGAGCGTCACCAGATTCCTGATCCGCGAGCGGGAGCCCATCGACGGGCCCCGCGCGATCATGAAGATGAACCACGAGGACGGCGGATTCGACTGTCCGGGCTGCGCCTGGCCGGACGACATGAAGGGCCTCAAACTCGACATCTGCGAGAACGGCATCAAACACGTCACGTGGGAGATGACGCACAAGCGCTGCGGCCCCGAGTTCTTCGCTCAGCACACCGTCTCCGAGCTGTCGACGTGGAGCGATTTCGCCCTCGAGGACCAGGGCAGGCTGACCGAGCCGATGGTGTACAACGCCGAGACCGACCACTACGAGCCGATCAGCTGGCGCGACGCATTCGACCTGGTGGGCAAGGCCTGGGCGGAGCTGGACAACCCCAACCAGGCGTCGTTCTACACCTCGGGCCGGCTCGGCAACGAGGCCACGTTCCTGTACCAGCTGATGGCCCGCGAACTCGGCACCAACAACCTGCCGGACTGCTCCAACATGTGCCATGAGGCCAGCGGGCGCGCACTGCAGGCGGCGCTGGGGACCGGCAAGGGCACCGTCGATCTCGAAGACTGGGAGACCGCCGACGCGCTGTTCATCATCGGCGTCAACGCTGCCTCCAACGCCCCGCGCATGCTCACGGCGCTGGCGGAGGCCTACCGCCGGGGCGCGCAGATCGTGCACATCAACCCGCTGGTCGAGGCCGGTGCCACCAAGACCATCATCCCGCACGACTTTCTGCGCATGGCCACCTTCAAGTCGACCAAGACCAGCACCCTGAACCTGCAGCCCCGGATCGGCGGAGATATGGCGCTGATGCGTGGTATCGCGAAAGCCGTTCTGGAACAGGCGGAAACGGACCCGAAGGCCGTCGACGCCGAGTTCATCGCCCGCTACACCGCCTGGTTCGACGCCTACCGGTCGGTCGTCGAGGACACTTCCTGGGAGGAGATCGAATACAAGTCCGGGGTGTCGCAGCGCGATATCCGCAAAGCGGCCAAGATCTATTGCGACGCCGACCGCAGCATCATCAGCTGGTGCCTCGGGGTCACCCAGCACGAACACGGTGTGGACAGCGTTCGCGAGATCGTGAATCTGCTTCTGCTGCGCGGCAATCTGGGCCGTGAGGGTGCCGGGCCGTCGCCGGTGCGAGGGCACAGCAACGTGCAGGGCAACCGGACCTGCGGGATCGACCACCGGCCGGCGGGAGCGTTCCTCGACCGGCTCGCCGAGGTGTGCGGTATCGATCCGCCGCGTGAGCACGGAATGGACACCGTGCACACCATCGAGGCCATGCATCGCGACGAGATCAAGGTGTTCGTCGGAATGGGCGGCAATTTCGCCAGTGCCGCTCCGGACACCGCCTACACGTTCGCGGGTCTGCAGAGATGCGATCTGACCGTTCAGGTGAGTACCAAACTCAACCGCAGTCACGTGATCCACGGCCGTCGCGCCCTGATCCTGCCGTGCCTGGGCCGGACCGAGAAGGACGAGCAGAAGGCCGGGGTGCAGTCCACCTCGGTCGAGGATTCGATGAGCATGGTGCACCTGTCGGTCGGGATGAAGAAGCCCGCCTCGCCGCACCTGATGTCCGAACCGGCGATCATCGCCGGAATCGCGGCGGCCGCGCTGCCCTCCAGCGCGACACCGTGGGCCTGGTATGTCGAGGACTACGACCGGATCCGCGACACGATGGCCAAGGTGCTCAACGGTTTCGAGGACTTCAATCGACGGGTTCGTCTCCCGCTCGGCTTCCGGATCAAGCAGCCCGCGCGGGAGCTGATTTTCCTGACCCCGTCCGGTCGCGCCGAGTTCTCAGCGGCCGACCTACCTGACGACAGCACCGAGTCGGGCACCCTGATCCTGGCGACGCTGCGTTCCCACGATCAGTGGAACACCACCATCTACTCCGACAACGACCGCTATCGCGGAGTGAAGAACCTGCGCACATTGATTTTCATGAACGAGCAGGACATGGCCGACCGCGGGCTCAAGGAGTTCGACGACGTCGACATCGTCGCCACCGCACGCGACGGCAGCACCCGATCGCTGCGCCGCTACAAAGCCATCCCGTACGGCATCCCGCGCGGTTGCGCGGCCGGATACATGCCCGAGATGAACGTGTTGTGCGCCATCGGCGATTACAGCACCCAGAGTGACCAGCCCATCATGAAGAACGTCAAGGTCACCGTTGCCCGTTCTGCTCCTCACGTGCTCGGCGAGCCCTCGATCTGA
- a CDS encoding LysR family transcriptional regulator: protein MLFRQLEYFVALAREKHFARAAAACYVSQPALSEAIRKLENELKVPLVRRGQSFEGLTPEGERLVLWARRILADHDALIHEVTALQTGLTGELRLGVIPAASSTVALLTDPFCAEHPLVRVQLESSQRSAGIVERLRRFELDAGIIYPDGVDTAGLTVTPLYEERQVLIVSSELLTSQPDPITWSDVLQLPLCLLNTGMRGRQLLDDALAGHGLTPAPRLEADSVVSLLAHVSTSRWASIVGQTWLRTLRPPGGVRVVPLDDPPVTVTATVALVTSAAEPGSVLARALVETALEARFDT, encoded by the coding sequence ATGCTGTTTCGCCAGCTCGAATACTTCGTCGCGCTCGCCCGCGAGAAGCACTTCGCCCGCGCCGCGGCCGCGTGCTACGTGTCGCAGCCTGCGCTGTCGGAAGCCATCCGCAAACTGGAGAACGAGCTCAAGGTCCCGCTGGTGCGCCGCGGCCAGAGCTTCGAAGGCCTGACGCCCGAGGGCGAGCGGCTGGTGTTGTGGGCGCGCCGGATCCTGGCCGACCACGATGCCCTCATCCACGAGGTCACCGCATTGCAGACCGGCCTGACCGGAGAGCTCCGGCTCGGCGTCATCCCCGCGGCCTCGAGCACCGTCGCACTGCTCACCGACCCGTTCTGCGCCGAACATCCGCTGGTGCGCGTGCAATTGGAGAGCAGTCAGCGCTCAGCAGGGATCGTCGAGCGGCTGCGCCGGTTCGAACTCGACGCGGGCATCATCTACCCGGACGGCGTCGATACCGCGGGCTTGACTGTCACACCGCTGTATGAGGAACGCCAGGTGTTGATCGTCAGCAGCGAGTTACTCACGAGCCAACCCGATCCGATCACCTGGTCAGACGTGCTGCAGCTGCCCTTGTGCCTGCTGAACACCGGCATGCGGGGCCGTCAACTGCTCGACGATGCGCTTGCCGGCCACGGTCTCACCCCGGCACCGCGGTTGGAGGCCGATTCGGTGGTATCCCTGCTGGCCCACGTCAGCACCAGCCGGTGGGCCAGCATCGTCGGCCAGACCTGGCTGCGCACGTTGCGCCCGCCGGGCGGGGTGCGGGTGGTGCCGTTGGACGATCCGCCGGTGACGGTGACGGCGACGGTCGCGCTCGTCACCAGCGCGGCCGAGCCGGGCTCGGTGCTGGCACGCGCTTTGGTCGAGACGGCGCTTGAGGCACGTTTCGACACCTGA
- the fadA6 gene encoding steroid 3-ketoacyl-CoA thiolase FadA6, translating into MPEAYIVDAVRTPVGKKNGSLAEVHPIDLGVHAFRAIFDRNDVDPGAVDDVIVGCVDAIGGQAGNIGRLTWLAAGYPEAVPGVTVDRQCGSSQQAISFGAQAIMSGTADLILAGGMQNMSWIPISSAMVVGKEFGFTSPTNESKSWLHRYGDQEISQFRGSEMIAEKWDISREEMEEFAYNSHQRAFAAIRAGHFDNEIIPVGDFGVDEGPRESTLEKLASLKPLVEGGRLTAALASQISDGAAAVLLASEEAVNTYNLKPRARIHHISARGDDPVMMLTGPIPATQYALEKTGLSIDDIDTVEINEAFAPVVLAWLKETKADPAKVNPSGGAIALGHPLGATGAKLFTTMLNTLERTGGRYGLQTMCEGGGTANVTIIERL; encoded by the coding sequence ATGCCTGAGGCATACATCGTCGACGCGGTGCGTACGCCGGTCGGAAAGAAGAACGGCTCGCTGGCCGAGGTTCATCCGATCGATCTCGGCGTGCACGCGTTCCGCGCCATCTTCGACCGCAACGACGTCGACCCGGGTGCGGTTGACGACGTCATCGTCGGCTGCGTGGACGCCATCGGCGGGCAGGCCGGCAACATCGGCCGCCTGACCTGGCTGGCCGCCGGGTACCCCGAGGCCGTTCCCGGCGTCACCGTCGACCGGCAGTGCGGTTCCAGCCAGCAGGCGATCTCGTTCGGCGCCCAGGCCATCATGTCCGGCACGGCCGACCTCATCCTGGCCGGCGGCATGCAGAACATGAGCTGGATCCCGATCTCGTCGGCCATGGTGGTCGGCAAGGAGTTCGGATTCACCTCGCCCACCAACGAATCCAAGAGCTGGCTGCACCGTTACGGCGATCAGGAGATCTCCCAGTTCCGCGGCTCGGAGATGATCGCCGAGAAGTGGGACATCTCCCGCGAGGAGATGGAGGAGTTCGCCTACAACAGCCACCAGCGGGCGTTCGCCGCGATCCGGGCCGGGCACTTCGACAACGAGATCATCCCGGTCGGCGACTTCGGTGTCGACGAGGGACCGCGCGAGTCGACGCTGGAGAAGCTGGCCTCGCTCAAGCCGCTGGTCGAGGGCGGCCGGCTGACCGCCGCGCTGGCCAGCCAGATCTCCGACGGCGCCGCCGCGGTGCTGCTGGCGTCGGAAGAAGCCGTCAACACGTACAACCTGAAGCCCCGCGCCCGCATCCACCACATCAGCGCCCGCGGCGACGATCCGGTGATGATGCTGACCGGCCCGATCCCGGCGACCCAGTACGCACTGGAGAAGACCGGCCTGTCGATCGACGACATCGACACCGTCGAGATCAACGAGGCCTTCGCGCCGGTCGTGCTGGCCTGGCTCAAGGAGACCAAAGCCGATCCGGCCAAGGTCAACCCGAGCGGCGGTGCCATCGCGCTGGGTCACCCGCTGGGTGCCACCGGCGCCAAGCTGTTCACCACCATGCTCAACACCCTGGAGCGCACCGGCGGCCGCTACGGCCTGCAGACCATGTGTGAGGGTGGCGGTACCGCCAACGTCACGATCATCGAGCGCCTCTGA
- the kstR2 gene encoding TetR family transcriptional regulator KstR2: MEPDTPAQPASRRDELLDLAATMFAERGLKATTVRDIADSAGILSGSLYHHFKSKEQMVEEVLKDFLDWLFARYQEILDSETTPLGQLTGLFMASFEAIEHRHAQVVIYQDEAKRLSSIPQFAFVDERNREQRKMWIDILQQGIADGSFRQDIDVDLVYRFIRDTTWVSVRWYQPGGPLSAEEVGRQYLAIVLGGITAAR, translated from the coding sequence ATGGAGCCGGATACCCCCGCCCAGCCGGCAAGCAGACGCGACGAGCTTCTCGACCTGGCCGCGACGATGTTTGCCGAACGCGGACTGAAGGCGACGACGGTTCGCGATATCGCCGACTCCGCAGGAATCCTGTCGGGCAGTCTCTACCACCACTTCAAGTCCAAAGAGCAGATGGTCGAGGAAGTGCTCAAGGACTTTCTGGACTGGCTGTTCGCGCGGTACCAGGAGATCCTCGACAGTGAGACCACCCCGCTGGGCCAGTTGACCGGCTTGTTCATGGCGTCCTTCGAGGCCATCGAGCACCGGCACGCGCAGGTGGTGATCTACCAGGACGAGGCCAAGCGGCTCTCGTCGATCCCGCAGTTCGCCTTCGTCGACGAGCGCAACCGGGAACAGCGCAAGATGTGGATAGACATCCTGCAGCAGGGCATCGCCGACGGCTCGTTCCGGCAGGACATCGACGTCGACCTGGTCTACCGGTTCATTCGTGACACCACCTGGGTTTCGGTCCGCTGGTATCAACCGGGTGGACCGCTTTCGGCCGAAGAGGTCGGCCGGCAATACCTCGCCATCGTCCTCGGCGGAATCACCGCCGCCCGTTAG
- a CDS encoding DUF4153 domain-containing protein has protein sequence MTTTVPGLPPFLGPALPRQGEPGWTMWPRRVWPLPPPASAPRRVLVSALIVGLVGTAVWRVSVLSIGYLVVGLMVFGVVYGTAPRRASRSEWVGIGLTLALLAVPALLAAEWMGGLCLAAAWIVGWCTLVGGRTWTAVFTGPFVPWVLFGRLRDWVGQTVKASVPDRGGLPSLGRVAVVAGLTVGLVVVFGALFAAADPAFAHLAGNLVPSFDGLDFAARVVVFGIVVMFVLGGAYLVRFPPRLDAMAPAPMQPVPRWEWALPLGVLDALFVAFVAVQATVLFGGHTHVLETEGLTYAEYARQGFWQLLWVSALTLLVLSVVIRVAGRGSAADRDLLRLLVGILCAASIVVVISAIHRMWLYQQAYGFSTERLMVITTEVWLGVVFVLIAIAGIRMTGRWLPRAVLVAGVLALLGLAALNPERLIADRNIDRFERTGALDTEYLSGLSSDIDPALDRLPAHVRACVRSHGSNSDPWYQFNLSRWRAVGPAATDLPEYCSASTYARR, from the coding sequence ATGACGACGACCGTTCCAGGGTTGCCACCGTTTCTGGGGCCGGCTTTACCGCGCCAGGGCGAGCCGGGTTGGACGATGTGGCCTCGCCGGGTCTGGCCGCTTCCCCCGCCGGCCTCGGCTCCGCGACGGGTTTTGGTGTCCGCGCTGATCGTCGGGTTGGTCGGTACGGCGGTGTGGCGGGTGTCGGTGCTCAGCATCGGCTACCTGGTGGTCGGCCTGATGGTCTTCGGCGTCGTCTACGGCACAGCGCCGCGACGTGCGAGCCGCTCCGAATGGGTCGGCATCGGTCTGACGCTGGCCCTGCTGGCCGTGCCGGCACTACTGGCCGCCGAGTGGATGGGTGGCCTGTGCCTGGCGGCCGCCTGGATCGTCGGCTGGTGCACTCTGGTCGGCGGCCGTACCTGGACTGCGGTATTCACCGGGCCGTTCGTTCCGTGGGTGTTGTTCGGTCGGCTGCGGGACTGGGTAGGTCAGACGGTGAAGGCCTCGGTGCCGGATCGCGGGGGTCTGCCCAGCCTCGGGCGCGTCGCCGTGGTGGCCGGACTCACCGTCGGCCTGGTGGTGGTGTTCGGTGCGCTGTTCGCCGCCGCCGACCCGGCCTTCGCACACCTTGCCGGCAATCTCGTGCCTTCGTTCGACGGGTTGGACTTCGCCGCGCGGGTGGTGGTTTTCGGCATCGTGGTGATGTTCGTGCTGGGCGGTGCCTACCTGGTGCGGTTCCCGCCGCGCCTGGATGCGATGGCCCCGGCGCCGATGCAGCCGGTCCCGCGGTGGGAGTGGGCGCTGCCGTTGGGGGTGCTCGACGCGCTGTTCGTCGCATTCGTTGCAGTGCAGGCCACTGTGTTGTTCGGCGGTCACACCCACGTGTTGGAGACCGAGGGACTGACGTATGCCGAGTACGCCCGTCAGGGGTTCTGGCAGCTGCTGTGGGTGTCCGCGCTGACGCTGCTGGTGCTCAGCGTGGTGATCCGGGTGGCAGGCCGGGGCAGTGCCGCCGATCGTGACCTGCTGCGACTACTGGTCGGAATCCTTTGTGCCGCATCGATTGTCGTGGTGATCTCGGCGATCCACCGGATGTGGCTGTACCAGCAGGCGTACGGATTCAGCACCGAGAGGCTGATGGTCATCACCACCGAGGTATGGCTGGGCGTGGTGTTCGTGCTCATCGCGATCGCCGGGATCCGGATGACTGGTCGGTGGCTGCCGCGGGCGGTGCTGGTGGCAGGTGTCCTCGCGCTGCTCGGTCTGGCGGCGTTGAACCCGGAACGGTTGATCGCGGACCGCAACATCGACCGCTTCGAGCGGACCGGTGCGCTCGACACCGAGTACCTGTCCGGGCTGTCGTCGGACATCGACCCGGCCCTGGACCGGTTGCCCGCGCACGTCCGCGCCTGCGTGCGGTCCCACGGCTCGAATTCGGACCCGTGGTATCAGTTCAATCTGTCGCGGTGGCGCGCGGTCGGTCCGGCGGCGACCGATCTGCCGGAGTACTGCTCGGCGTCGACGTACGCCCGAAGGTGA
- a CDS encoding HAMP domain-containing sensor histidine kinase, whose protein sequence is MAEFWDRLPRPLDPFASFKVKTGLLVGGAILLASFTFWVGASWQFRYALLAALATSLILTQFLAHGMTSPLRQMTAAARAMARGDYSLRVRATSRDEIGQLATAFNQMAADLGAADEYRRGLIGNVSHELRTPITALQAVLENVVDGVVEPDPETMRMALSQTERLGELVTNLLDLSRVEGGAIPLQISRFDVDEFLREAVEHVSVSATDVPVALKVSPPDLKAVADPARLRQVVVNLVDNAIRHSPAGGRVTVLATREASGLRIEVTDQGPGIAPSERERVFERFTRGATSDGGTGLGLAIARWAVELHGGVIEVMDTDTGCRIRVSIPESATGERSR, encoded by the coding sequence ATCGCCGAGTTCTGGGACCGGCTACCCAGACCACTGGACCCGTTCGCATCGTTCAAGGTCAAGACCGGCCTGCTGGTAGGTGGGGCGATCCTGCTGGCCTCGTTCACGTTCTGGGTCGGCGCCAGCTGGCAGTTCCGGTATGCGCTGCTGGCTGCGCTCGCCACGTCGCTGATCCTGACGCAGTTCCTCGCCCACGGCATGACGTCGCCGCTACGGCAGATGACCGCGGCGGCGCGGGCCATGGCCCGCGGTGATTACAGCCTGCGGGTACGCGCCACCTCGCGCGACGAAATCGGCCAATTGGCAACGGCATTCAATCAGATGGCGGCCGATCTCGGTGCGGCCGACGAGTATCGGCGCGGGTTGATCGGCAACGTGTCCCATGAGCTGCGCACGCCCATCACTGCGTTGCAGGCCGTGCTGGAGAACGTGGTGGACGGGGTCGTCGAACCCGATCCCGAGACTATGCGGATGGCGCTGTCTCAAACCGAACGCCTCGGTGAGCTGGTGACCAACCTGCTCGACCTGTCGCGCGTCGAAGGCGGCGCAATCCCGTTGCAGATCAGCAGGTTCGATGTCGACGAGTTCCTGCGCGAGGCCGTCGAGCACGTCTCCGTATCGGCGACCGACGTGCCGGTGGCGCTCAAGGTGTCGCCGCCGGACCTCAAGGCCGTGGCGGACCCGGCGCGGCTGCGGCAGGTTGTGGTGAACCTGGTGGACAACGCGATTCGGCACAGCCCGGCCGGTGGCCGGGTGACCGTGCTGGCGACACGTGAGGCATCGGGTCTGCGGATCGAGGTGACCGATCAGGGGCCGGGCATCGCACCCTCCGAACGTGAGCGGGTTTTCGAACGATTCACCCGTGGTGCCACCTCCGACGGCGGCACCGGTCTGGGTCTGGCGATCGCACGGTGGGCAGTCGAATTGCACGGCGGTGTCATCGAAGTGATGGACACCGATACGGGATGTCGGATCAGGGTCAGCATCCCTGAGTCCGCGACGGGGGAGAGGTCACGATGA
- a CDS encoding response regulator transcription factor — MKRILVVDDEPTILSAVATRLRAEAFEVETAVDGPSAVATAAATQPDLVVLDVMLPGFDGLEVCRRIQAERVVPVLMLTARSDETDMLIGLGIGADDYLTKPFSMRELVARVRVLLRRVERAAGDQPLSVGDYRIDLTERRVHQGDQEIHLTRTEFDLLAFLAGRPRAAVPRETLLEHVWGWASEVETRTVDSHVKALRRKLGSELIRTVHGVGYALEIPR, encoded by the coding sequence GTGAAACGAATCCTGGTGGTCGACGACGAGCCGACAATCTTGTCCGCGGTGGCCACCAGGCTGCGCGCCGAGGCGTTCGAGGTCGAGACCGCCGTCGACGGACCCTCGGCGGTGGCAACCGCCGCGGCGACCCAGCCGGATCTGGTGGTACTCGACGTCATGCTGCCCGGTTTCGACGGGCTGGAGGTGTGCCGGCGGATCCAGGCGGAACGGGTGGTGCCGGTGTTGATGCTGACCGCCCGCAGCGACGAGACCGACATGCTGATCGGTCTGGGTATCGGTGCCGATGACTATCTGACCAAGCCGTTCAGCATGCGTGAATTGGTGGCGAGGGTCCGGGTGCTGTTGCGGCGTGTGGAGCGGGCGGCCGGTGACCAGCCGCTGTCGGTCGGTGACTACCGCATCGACCTGACCGAGCGCCGGGTCCATCAGGGCGATCAGGAGATCCACCTGACCCGAACTGAATTCGACCTGCTGGCGTTTTTGGCCGGGCGGCCCAGGGCCGCGGTGCCCCGCGAGACGCTGCTCGAACACGTCTGGGGTTGGGCGTCGGAGGTGGAGACCCGGACGGTGGACAGCCACGTCAAGGCGCTGCGGCGCAAGCTCGGATCTGAATTGATCCGCACGGTGCACGGCGTCGGTTATGCCTTGGAGATTCCCCGGTGA
- a CDS encoding helix-turn-helix domain-containing protein, which translates to MLKQDIVSARGLSFNFVSERISAPTDWCSVDATNHVMYVYRHGAMRSMETLLDWGPSGRVPPSAGDIWWKPAGLACAALVQGDTAGYCEISIPGRAIGDAALIPRVKYRNPLIHNLVEEICSVAGREDTLARLLQESSAETLRLLIVDAHTVGRQRKRDERRSLDAATQAAIVEYLSDGLDSEISVDSLARLVGMPVDTFIKAFRQAFHTTPYQFLLDRRIEQAKTLLVTTSLSMTEIGSAVGFPNPSHFAATFGRRVGLSPRAYRRSAR; encoded by the coding sequence GTGCTCAAGCAGGACATCGTCTCGGCCCGCGGCTTGTCGTTCAACTTCGTCAGCGAACGGATATCCGCACCCACCGATTGGTGCAGCGTCGACGCCACCAACCACGTGATGTACGTATATCGGCACGGAGCTATGCGCTCGATGGAGACGCTGCTCGACTGGGGCCCTTCAGGACGTGTTCCGCCCAGCGCGGGAGACATCTGGTGGAAACCTGCCGGCCTTGCCTGCGCAGCACTGGTTCAAGGCGACACTGCGGGATACTGCGAGATCTCCATTCCTGGTCGTGCGATTGGCGATGCGGCTTTGATTCCTCGGGTCAAATATCGAAATCCGCTGATCCATAATCTCGTTGAGGAGATCTGCAGCGTTGCCGGTCGCGAGGACACGCTCGCTCGGTTACTTCAAGAATCTTCGGCAGAGACACTGCGACTGCTCATCGTCGACGCCCACACCGTAGGCCGGCAACGAAAGCGTGACGAGCGACGGTCTCTGGACGCCGCCACTCAGGCGGCGATCGTCGAGTACCTGAGCGACGGTTTGGACTCCGAGATCAGCGTGGACTCGCTGGCCCGGCTGGTCGGGATGCCCGTCGACACGTTCATCAAGGCATTCCGGCAGGCCTTCCACACCACGCCGTATCAGTTCCTGCTGGATCGCCGGATCGAGCAGGCCAAGACCCTACTGGTGACAACCTCTCTGTCGATGACAGAAATCGGCTCTGCGGTGGGCTTTCCGAACCCGAGTCACTTTGCCGCCACGTTCGGACGTCGTGTCGGTCTGTCGCCTCGCGCCTACCGCCGGTCAGCGCGATAG